GGCAATTTCTGCAGCATCCGGTCGATCAGCCGGTGCTCCTTGCGGCGCCGCACCAGCCCATCCGAAATGCGGCGCGTTCGGCTGGAAAAGCGAATGTCCTTTTCGCGCGACCAGGCCTCTTCCATGTCGTGCGGGCGATCGCCGCGCGCAGGGAACAGGTCGACCTGGAACACCAGCATATCCTCATTCGCCGCTTCGACGACATGTTCGAGCGGCGTGTTCGACACAAGACCGCCGTCCCAATACCATATCCCGTCGATCTCAACCGGCGGCAAGCCGGGCGGCAGCGCGCCCGAGGCAAGGATATGCCGCGCATCGAGCGTTTCGAGTTTCGTATCGAAATAGCGGAAATTGCCCGTCTCGACCGCAACGGCACCGACCGACAGCCGAACCTTGCCATTGTTCACCCGGTCCCAGTCAACCAGCCGGTCGAGTGTCTGGGCCAGCGGCGCGGTATCGTAGAAACTGACCGCTTCGGGCGTCTGCCGCGCGGCAAAGGCGGGCGGCGGGAAACGCGGAATGAAAAAGCCCGGCACACCAAAGGCCGCGACCTGCCCCGCCGCCGCCATATGCGTCCACTCGCGCGCCCAGTCGTTGTCGGCGGTCGGCAGCGAGGGCAGCGCCGACGACACACCCTCCCAGAATTCGCGCATCTTGCCCACGGCCTGATCGCGTTCGTTCCCCGCGATGATCGCGGCATTGACCGCACCGATCGAAATCCCCGCCACCCAGTCGAGCTCGATGCCAAGATCGATCAGCGCCTCATACACCCCCGCCTGAAACGCGCCGAGCGCGCCGCCGCCCTGCAGGACGAGCACGACGAGGTCGGGAAGCGGAAGCGCGGCGCGGGCGGCACGGCGTGGCATGGACTCGAGGATCCTTGTTTGGCGGGCGCGAGATTTGTGCACCGCAACACAGCCTATTGCAATGGCTCGATTATATGCGAAGCCCCTTCCAATTGCCCGGCGCTGCTGTAACACTTGCGCCGAGACGACCATTTACCGGTGGAGAAGCCCCATGCGCCTCGACGACTATGATCCCGGCGACGACATCCGTGACCTTGGCCGAGGCAGCGGCGGCGGTTTCGGCGGGGGCGGAGGCGGTGGTCTTGGCGGGCTTCTCATCGGATTCCTTCCGATGCTGCTCGGGCGCAAGATGGGTTGCGGCACGATCCTGCTCATCGGTGCGGCCGCCTTTTTCCTGCTCGGCCCCGGCGCCAATATGCTCAGCAGCGGGAGCGGCACCGCCGATCCGGCCGTCGACAGCCGTGGCGGCACCAATGTCGCCTGCGATACGCAAAGCGAACGCTTCGCCTGCAACGTGTTCGGATCGACGCATACCGTGTGGGAGGGTCTTATCACCGGCTATCGCAAGCCGACGCTCAATTTCTTCACCGAATCCAACCGGTCGGGCTGCGGCGCCGCGCAGGCGGCGATGGGCCCCTTCTATTGCCCTGCCGATCAGGGCGTCTATCTCGACACCAGCTTCTTCCGCGAACTCGAACAGCGTTTCGGCGCGGCAGGCGACGCGGCGCAAGCCTATGTGATCGCGCACGAGGTCGGTCATCATATCCAGACGATCAGCGGCATTTCGGATCAGGTCCGCCGCGCGCAACAGCGCGCATCGCAGGCCGAGGGCAATGCGTTGCAGGTCCGCATGGAACTGCAGGCTGATTGCTACGCCGGCGTGTGGGCCGCACGCGCGAAGACCAGCGCCGGCCAGCCGGTCATGGAAGTGGGCGATATGGAAGAGGCGATGCGCGCCGCCAATGCGATCGGCGACGACACGCTGATGCGCTCGGCGGGCCAGCGGCCGGTGCCCGAAAGCTTTACCCACGGCACCAGCGAACAGCGCATGAGCTGGCTGCGCCGCGGCCTGCAATCGGGGGACCCACGCCAGTGCGACGCATTCGGCACGGCCGGCTGATCGCAGCGCTGGCGGCGGCGCTCGTCGCGGCGCCCGCATCGGCCGAAACGCTTTATATCGAAACGGGGCGGCTGATCGACGGCCTCTCGAACGAGGTCCGCACCGGCCATTGCATCACCGTCGAGGCCGAGCGTATCAAGGCGGTCGCCACGTGCGGAAAGGCGCCCGACGGCGCGAGGGTGATCGACTGGTCGGGCTTCACCGTGCTTCCCGGCCTGATCGACCTCCACACCCACCTTGCCGACCTTGGCCAGAGCGCCGACCTTGCAGCGCCGATGAAGGCGTCGCCCGCCGAAACCGCGCTCGTCGGTGCGCGCAACGCGCGGGTCACGCTGGGCGCGGGTTTCACCAGCGTGCGCGACGTCGGCACCTATCGCGGGCTTACCGATGTGACGCTGCGCAATGCGATCGAGCGCGGCGACGTGCCCGGGCCGCGCATGTGGGTCGCGGGCGCCTATTTAACGATCCCGAAGGGCGGCGGCGAGCTGAACGGCGTGGTTCCGAACGAGCAATTGCCGCCCGACATGCGGCTCGGCGTCGCCGCGACGCCTGAGGAGGCGGCGGCGAAGACGACCTACCTGCTCGATCATGGCGCCGACTTCATCAAGACGATCGCGACCGGCGCGGTGCTCGCGATCGGCACCGAACCCGGTGCGCCCGAACTGACGATCGAGCAGCTGCGCGCGATCGTGAAGGTCGCGCATGCCCGCGGCAAGAAGGTCACCGCGCACGCGCATGGTGCGATCGGCATCCAGAATGCGGTCAACGCGGGGGTCGACAGTATCGAGCATGCCAGCCTTGCCGACGAGACGACGCTGCGGCTTGCGAAAAAGCACGGCACCTGGCTCGCGATGGACATCTACAACGGCACCTACATCGACGAGGTCGGCACGAAAGAAGGCTGGCCCGAGGAATATCTACGCAAGAACCGCGAAACGACCGATGCGCAGCGCGCCGCCTTCCACCGCGCGGTCGAGCTGGGCGTCAACATTGGCTACGCCACCGACGCCGGCGTCTATCCGCACGGGCTCAACGCCCGGCAATTCGCGAACATGGTCAAATATGGGATGACGCCGATGCAGGCGATCCAGTCGGCGACCGGGCGCGCCGCAATCGAAATGGGCCGCGACGACGTTGGCGCCATCGTTCCGGGCCGCTATGCCGATTTCGTCGCGGTAAAGGCCGATCCGCTCGCCGATATCACCGTGCTCGAAAAGATCGACCATGTGATGAAGGGCGGCGTGATCGTCCGTTAGGAACCGACCTTTTCGCGCTTCCGCTTTTTCGCTTTTTCCGCCGCCAACTTGCTGCCCGCCAGGGCAAGCTGCGCCTTGGCGACGCGTTCAGCGGCATGCGCCTCGGCGCGCGCCAGCAGCAGCGCGAGGTCCTCGCGGCTGATATCGAATGTCTCGCCCAGATCGGCAAGCGCGCCGTCGATATCGTCCATCAACAGCCCAACCGGCTCCTGCGGAACCGCCTTCCCGTCGACGGGCCGCGCGCGATGCGGATAGCTGTGCCCCGAAAAACGATGAAACAGCATGCCGATCGCGACAAGGATCAGCGAATTGATGAGCACGGGCACGAGGAAGTCGGCGACATGCCCCGAAAAGCTCTGCCAGCCGAGAACCGCGCTGAGCGCGACCGCACCGCCCGGAGGATGCAGACAGCGCGCGAGCGACATCACCAAGATGGCGGTCGAGACAGCCAGCGCGGCCGCGAAGGCGGGCTCGCCGATCGCCTGTGCCACGACCACGCCGAAAATGCCGGAAATGACGTTGCCGCCGACGATCGACCAAGGCTGGGCAAGCGGGCTCGCGGGCACGGCGAACAGCAGCACCGCCGACGCGCCGATCGGTGCGATGATCCACGGCATCGTGGCCGGGAACATCGCCGCGCAGATCAGGCCGGCGAGGCTGATACCGACAAGTGCGCCGACGCTGGCGACCACCCGGTCGCGCAGGCTCGCGCCCGCCAGCAGCGGTAAAAAAATCCGACTCGAATCCGGCTTCGCCACAGATATCTCCTTGCAGGCGGCCCGATGGCGCATCGGGCGTCGCGGCGCCAGAGAGGTTTGATTTATTATCGCCAAGCCCCGATTTTCAGCGGCAGCGGGGAATCGAGGCGATCGCGGTCGGTTCATCCTTGAACCCGCGCGGCGCATCGCTAAACCGCTTTCATGCGAAACCACATCCTGTCCAGCGCGATTGCGCTCGCCGCCGCTCTCTCCACCCCCGCTTTCGCCCGGCCGATGACCGAGCTCGATCTTGCGACCTTGAAGCGCGTCGCCGCGCCGACCGCATCGCCCGATGGCCGCTGGGTCGTGTTCCAGATGACCGAGACCGAGGCTGCGACCTACAAGCGCTCGACCGGGCTATGGCTCGTCGACCGCAATGCGAAGGACGCAAAGCCTGTCGCCATCGCCGACACCGCGGGCAAGAACGAAACCGCTCCCGCCTTCGACAAGGACGGCATCCTCTATTTCCTCTCGAACGCCTCGGGCAAGGATCAGGTGTGGCGCATCGATCCGAAAGCGGGCGCCGCCGCGACGCAGGTGACCGATACCAAAGCCGATGTTTCGGGCTTCAAGATTTCTCCCGACGGCGCGAAGCTGCTCGCGTGGGGCGACATCGCGAAGGAATGCACCGACTTCGGCTGCGACGCCAAGGACAAGGGCGCGCTTCCCGGCCCGGGCACCGGCCGCCTGTACAAGGATGGCGCAGGCTTCGTCCGCCACTGGGATCATTGGGAAACCCCGGGCACCTATAGCCGCCCGTTCATCTTCAACCTCACCAATGGCAAGGCGAGCGCCGCGCGCCCGGTCGACGCCGGCCTGATCGGCGACAGCCCGTCGAAGCCGTTCGGCGGCGGCGAGGAACTCGCATGGGGCGCCGACAGCCGCACCGTCTTTTTCACGCTGCGCAAGGCCGACCGGAACGAGCCGATGTCGACCAATCTCGACATCTATAGCTGGCTGGTCGACAGCCGGATGATGCCGAGGAACCTGACGCAGGACAATCAGGCGACCGACACCCTCCCGACCCCTTCGCCCGACGGCAAATGGCTCGCCTATGCCGCTATGGCGCGGCCGGGGTATGAGGCCGACCGGCAGGTGCTGATGCTCCGCAACCTCGAAAGCGGCGAGACGAAAAAGCTGACCGACGCATGGGACCGCTCGGTCGGCTCGATCGTTTGGGCACCCGACGGCAAGTCGCTTTATGTCACCGCGCAGGACACGCTCGAACATCCGGTGTTCCGCGTCGACGCCGCGACGGGCAAGGTCGAGAAGCTGAAGGCGACGACCGAAGCCTTCGAAGGCAATATCGGCGACGTCACCGCGCTTCCCGGCGGCGCCCTCCTCTATTCGCGCAACAGCGCGCTCGCACCGACCGACCTTTTCGTTCGCGATGCCAAGGGCAAGGTGAAGCCGATCACCGCGGTCAACGCCGCGGCGCTCGCGCAGTTTGACCCGGTCGAGCTCGACCGCGTCCAGTTCGCCGGCGCGAACGGCGACAAGGTGTGGGGGATGATCGTCAAGCCGGTCAGCCCGGTCCAGAAGCTGCCGGTGGCCTTCATTGTCCATGGCGGGCCGCAGTCGAGCTTCGGCAACAGCTGGTCGACGCGCTGGAACCCGCGCGTTTTTGCACAGCAGGGCTATGGCGTCGTCACCATCGATTTCCACGGCTCGACGGGTTACGGTCAGGCCTTCACCGACAGCATCAACAAGGATTGGGGCGGCAAGCCGCTCGAGGATCTGAAGCTCGGCCTGGCCGCCGCGGGCAAGCAGGATGCGCAGCTCGACCTCAATAACACCTGCGCGCTCGGCGCCTCCTATGGCGGTTATATGATGAACTGGATCGCCGGCCAGTGGACCGACGGCTTCAAATGCCTCGTCCAGCACGACGGCGTGTTCGATCTGCGCGCGATGGCGTTCGAGACCGAGGAATTGTGGTTCGACGAATGGGATCATGGCGGCCCCTGGTGGGAACGCACCGATCCCGAAAAGTGGAATCCGGTCAATCATGTGACCAAGTGGAAGACCCCGATGCTGGTGATCACCAGCGAAAAGGATTTCCGCATCCCCTACAGCCAGGGCCTCGCCGCCTTCACCGCGCTCCAGCGCCGCAATATCCCGTCGGAACTGCTCGTCTTCCCCGACGAGAATCACTGGGTGCTGAAGGGCGCGAACAGCGTCCAGTGGCACCAGACGGTGTTCAACTGGCTGGGCAGCCATTTGAAGAAATAGAACCCTCCCAACCCGCTCGCGGTAAAAATCGACGGTGTCCCCGCGAAGGCGGGGACCCATCGCCCGTCGGTTCGAAATAGCACCCACCGGAGATGGACTCCCGCCTTCGCGGGAGCACACGGCTTTTCAATTCGAGTAACGCACGACGCGAACGGGCATAGGTTGGACCGATCCCCCCTTGCCGCCTCGCCCCCCGGCTGGCAAAGGCGCCCGGCTATGCCGATGGAAAAAACGTTCGATCCCGCCGCTATCGAGGCGAAATGGGCCCATGAATGGGAAAGCCGCGGGCTGTTTCGCCCCGCGCGTCCCGACGCAACACCCTTCACGATCGTCAACCCGCCGCCGAACGTCACCGGCGCGCTCCATATCGGCCATGCCCTCGACAACACGTTGCAGGACGTGCTCGTCCGTTACGAGCGGCTGCGCGGCAAGGATGCTTTGTGGGTCGTCGGCATGGACCATGCCGGCATCGCGACGCAGATGGTCGTCGAACGCCAGCTTGAGCAACAGCAGGACAAGCGCACCAACTACAGCCGCGAAGATTTCATCGACAAGGTTTGGCAGTGGAAGGCCGAAAGCGGGGGCCAGATCACCGGCCAGCTCCGCCGCCTCGGCTGCTCGATGGACTGGAGCCGCGAGCAGTTCACGATGGACCCGCATTTCACCGCCGCGGTGGTCAAGGTGTTCGTCGACCTTCACAAAAAGGGGCTGATCTACCGCGACAAGCGGCTCGTGAACTGGGATCCGAAGCTCAAGACCGCGATTTCGGACCTCGAGGTCGAGACGCACGAGATTCAGGGCGGCTTCTGGCACTTCAAATATCCGCTCGCCGACGGCGTGAAACTCGATGACGGTCGCGATTTTATCGTCGTCGCGACGACGCGCCCCGAAACGATGCTCGCCGACATGGCGGTCGCGGTGCACCCCGACGATCCGCGCTACAAGAGCGTGATCGGCAAGGATATTCTCCAGCCGATCACCGGCCGCCGCTTCAAGATCGTTCCCGACGAACATGCCGACCCCGAGCTGGGTTCGGGCGCGGTGAAGATCACCCCGGGGCACGACTTCAACGACTTCGACGTTGGCAAGCGCGCGGGTTTCAAGGCCGGCGAGATGCTCAACATGCTCGACGGCGACGCGAACGTGATCCAGACCGCCGACGGGCTGATCCCGGCCGAATATCTGGGGCTCCATCGCTTCAAGCGTGATGGCGTCGAAGGTGCGCGCGAACTCGTCGTGACCCGCATGAAGGAAGCAGGCTTCCTGATCCCGCATATCGACAAGGACGGCGGCGAGCATGACGCCGAGCCGCGCACGATCCAGACCCCCTTCGGCGATCGCGGCGGCGTGGTGATCGAGCCCTGGCTAACCGACCAATGGTATGTCGACGCCGAAACGCTCGCGCAGCCGCCGATGGCGGCGGTGCGCGACGGGCGCATAAACATCGTCCCCAAGACGTGGGAAAAGACCTTCTTCAACTGGATGGAGAATATCCAGCCCTGGTGTGTCTCGCGCCAGCTCTGGTGGGGCCACCGGATTCCGGCATGGTACGCCGAGGATGGCAGCATCTTCGTTGCAGAGACCGAAGAAGAAGCACAGGCCGAGGCTGGCGCTGGCGTTGCGCTCACCCGCGACGAGGACGTCCTCGACACCTGGTTCTCCTCCGCCCTCTGGCCCTTCGCCACCCTCGGCTGGCCCGAGAACACCGAACTCCTGAAGCGCCACTATCCCAACGACGTGCTGATCTCGGGCTTCG
This window of the Sphingopyxis sp. CCNWLW2 genome carries:
- a CDS encoding HPP family protein is translated as MVSHESGLAMRRAGSRMNRPRSPRFPAAAENRGLAIINQTSLAPRRPMRHRAACKEISVAKPDSSRIFLPLLAGASLRDRVVASVGALVGISLAGLICAAMFPATMPWIIAPIGASAVLLFAVPASPLAQPWSIVGGNVISGIFGVVVAQAIGEPAFAAALAVSTAILVMSLARCLHPPGGAVALSAVLGWQSFSGHVADFLVPVLINSLILVAIGMLFHRFSGHSYPHRARPVDGKAVPQEPVGLLMDDIDGALADLGETFDISREDLALLLARAEAHAAERVAKAQLALAGSKLAAEKAKKRKREKVGS
- the ypfJ gene encoding KPN_02809 family neutral zinc metallopeptidase is translated as MRLDDYDPGDDIRDLGRGSGGGFGGGGGGGLGGLLIGFLPMLLGRKMGCGTILLIGAAAFFLLGPGANMLSSGSGTADPAVDSRGGTNVACDTQSERFACNVFGSTHTVWEGLITGYRKPTLNFFTESNRSGCGAAQAAMGPFYCPADQGVYLDTSFFRELEQRFGAAGDAAQAYVIAHEVGHHIQTISGISDQVRRAQQRASQAEGNALQVRMELQADCYAGVWAARAKTSAGQPVMEVGDMEEAMRAANAIGDDTLMRSAGQRPVPESFTHGTSEQRMSWLRRGLQSGDPRQCDAFGTAG
- a CDS encoding amidohydrolase family protein, with protein sequence MRHGRLIAALAAALVAAPASAETLYIETGRLIDGLSNEVRTGHCITVEAERIKAVATCGKAPDGARVIDWSGFTVLPGLIDLHTHLADLGQSADLAAPMKASPAETALVGARNARVTLGAGFTSVRDVGTYRGLTDVTLRNAIERGDVPGPRMWVAGAYLTIPKGGGELNGVVPNEQLPPDMRLGVAATPEEAAAKTTYLLDHGADFIKTIATGAVLAIGTEPGAPELTIEQLRAIVKVAHARGKKVTAHAHGAIGIQNAVNAGVDSIEHASLADETTLRLAKKHGTWLAMDIYNGTYIDEVGTKEGWPEEYLRKNRETTDAQRAAFHRAVELGVNIGYATDAGVYPHGLNARQFANMVKYGMTPMQAIQSATGRAAIEMGRDDVGAIVPGRYADFVAVKADPLADITVLEKIDHVMKGGVIVR
- a CDS encoding S9 family peptidase; the protein is MRNHILSSAIALAAALSTPAFARPMTELDLATLKRVAAPTASPDGRWVVFQMTETEAATYKRSTGLWLVDRNAKDAKPVAIADTAGKNETAPAFDKDGILYFLSNASGKDQVWRIDPKAGAAATQVTDTKADVSGFKISPDGAKLLAWGDIAKECTDFGCDAKDKGALPGPGTGRLYKDGAGFVRHWDHWETPGTYSRPFIFNLTNGKASAARPVDAGLIGDSPSKPFGGGEELAWGADSRTVFFTLRKADRNEPMSTNLDIYSWLVDSRMMPRNLTQDNQATDTLPTPSPDGKWLAYAAMARPGYEADRQVLMLRNLESGETKKLTDAWDRSVGSIVWAPDGKSLYVTAQDTLEHPVFRVDAATGKVEKLKATTEAFEGNIGDVTALPGGALLYSRNSALAPTDLFVRDAKGKVKPITAVNAAALAQFDPVELDRVQFAGANGDKVWGMIVKPVSPVQKLPVAFIVHGGPQSSFGNSWSTRWNPRVFAQQGYGVVTIDFHGSTGYGQAFTDSINKDWGGKPLEDLKLGLAAAGKQDAQLDLNNTCALGASYGGYMMNWIAGQWTDGFKCLVQHDGVFDLRAMAFETEELWFDEWDHGGPWWERTDPEKWNPVNHVTKWKTPMLVITSEKDFRIPYSQGLAAFTALQRRNIPSELLVFPDENHWVLKGANSVQWHQTVFNWLGSHLKK
- a CDS encoding patatin-like phospholipase family protein, translating into MPRRAARAALPLPDLVVLVLQGGGALGAFQAGVYEALIDLGIELDWVAGISIGAVNAAIIAGNERDQAVGKMREFWEGVSSALPSLPTADNDWAREWTHMAAAGQVAAFGVPGFFIPRFPPPAFAARQTPEAVSFYDTAPLAQTLDRLVDWDRVNNGKVRLSVGAVAVETGNFRYFDTKLETLDARHILASGALPPGLPPVEIDGIWYWDGGLVSNTPLEHVVEAANEDMLVFQVDLFPARGDRPHDMEEAWSREKDIRFSSRTRRISDGLVRRRKEHRLIDRMLQKLPPEFADLSEVKAVRKMVDCKALNVVQLIHEPPSWQTGARDFEFSRSTMEVNWALGRDAVEAAMKDGHLLADSIAEGRSDSFAVQSNALRPKAEPDVS
- a CDS encoding valine--tRNA ligase, with translation MPMEKTFDPAAIEAKWAHEWESRGLFRPARPDATPFTIVNPPPNVTGALHIGHALDNTLQDVLVRYERLRGKDALWVVGMDHAGIATQMVVERQLEQQQDKRTNYSREDFIDKVWQWKAESGGQITGQLRRLGCSMDWSREQFTMDPHFTAAVVKVFVDLHKKGLIYRDKRLVNWDPKLKTAISDLEVETHEIQGGFWHFKYPLADGVKLDDGRDFIVVATTRPETMLADMAVAVHPDDPRYKSVIGKDILQPITGRRFKIVPDEHADPELGSGAVKITPGHDFNDFDVGKRAGFKAGEMLNMLDGDANVIQTADGLIPAEYLGLHRFKRDGVEGARELVVTRMKEAGFLIPHIDKDGGEHDAEPRTIQTPFGDRGGVVIEPWLTDQWYVDAETLAQPPMAAVRDGRINIVPKTWEKTFFNWMENIQPWCVSRQLWWGHRIPAWYAEDGSIFVAETEEEAQAEAGAGVALTRDEDVLDTWFSSALWPFATLGWPENTELLKRHYPNDVLISGFDILFFWDARMAMQGMEFMGDVPWKTLYLHGLVRAPDGAKMSKSKGNVVDPLGLIDQYGADALRFFMSAMESQGRDIKMDDARLAGYRNFATKLWNAARFCEANGISASANFEAPAATLPVNRWIIGEVAATVAAMETAFAAYRFDEAANAIYSFAWDRFCDWYLELIKGAIDDETKAVAGWVLDQILVMLHPFMPFITEELWTGLGDRADYPLITAKWPEPNAARDADAGADIDWLIKLVSELRTAKAELGLPPGARLTAHFPASLKPRTDKLAAQLDRLARLESVSFDPAPAGASAQLVVEGETITVPLEGVIDIAAERDRLNKALAAAAKERDGLAGRLNNPSFVERAKPEAVEKARADHAAKEAEADRLTAALARLG